The following is a genomic window from Verrucosispora sp. WMMD573.
ACCGGTTCGGCGTTCGGACTCCGGACGGTCAGGAGGTCGAATTTCAGCGCGCTCCTGACCATGTCGGGCCGCGGTGGCCCGGGCAGGAGCACCCGCAGCAGTTCCACCTGGACCTGCAGACCGACGATCCCCAGTCGCAGGCCGAGCGGGCCGTCGCCCTCGGTGCGGTCCGGCTGGCCGACGGCCCTACCTGGATCACCCTGGCCGACCCGGCCGGTCATCCCTTCGATCTCTGCCAGGCAGACGGCGTCGGGCCGGTGATGAGGCTGTTCGCGGTGACGATCGACGCCCCTGACGCGTCAGCGCTGGCCCGCTTCTACGCAAGCCTCACCGGTATGGAGGTCACCTACGACGGCCCCGAGGGTGCGCTCGTCGCTGGTGGCGGTAGGAGCCTGATGTTCCAGCAGATCAGCGCCTACAACGCGCCCCGCTGGCCGGATCCGGCGTACCCGCAGCAGGCCCATCTCGACCTTCTCGTCGACGATCTGGACGCAGGCGAGACCCGGGCACTGGAACTGGGCGCCCGCCGGCTCAGCGCCGGCAGTGAGCGCTTCAGAGTCTTCACGGACCCGGCCGGCCACCCGTTCTGCCTGATCCGGTAGCGCACCGGGACCAGCGCCGTCTGGACGGACTTGACGAATTCGTACGGTCACGGCGCACATCCGTCGGGACCTGCGAGCAACTCGCGGCGCACCAGGCTGCCGCACCTCCCGACGACACGCACGACCCACGGTGAGCGCCAGCCGACCGGCAGATGCGGGCTCGGAGCAGCGCGCCCGGGATGGCGTCGGGACGAGGCGGCCGAGCCGATAGAGAACGCGTAGCCGACGCATAAGCGACTCGATGACACTGGCCGTCGACAGGGCGTGGCGCGGAAACCCTGCGTGACGGATCGCCCTGACCAGAAAGGACTGGTATGGCCGACAACAAGATTGCGGATCACACCGCGGGCGGACAGGCCGAGCACTTCCTCGACCTGGACGACCTCGACCTCGCCGGGGTCGACATCGATACCTGGGACAAGACCGCGGGCGGCACCAGCTGGCCCTGCGTCGTACGCACCATCACGGTGGTCACCCGGGCTGCCTGCGGTTCCGCCGACTGTGGCCCGCCCCCGCCCGGTGGCAGCTACTGAGTTCCTGAGGTTGGTTAACGACCGGTGAAACAGCTCAGCTCTCCACTGCTGTGGCTGCGGGACGGTCCGGAGGAGGTCCAGAGCCTAGTTGCGGGCCTGGACCTCGTTCGGACCACCGCCCACGAGGACGCCAGCCACGCGTGGCTCTGCATGATTGCCAATGGCACCGCACACTACCTGTCCACCTACGCGCCGACGGAGCTGCTGTCGAGGCTCTACACCGGCGGAAACGAACTGTACGGCGTGGTCGCCCCGGTCGGCCGGCTGCGCACCGGTGCCGATGGCGAGCTGGTGGTCGACGGGTGCTGGCGGTTCGGCTCCGGGTCTGATCGGGCCGCCGTCATGGCGATGGGGTGCGAGCCGATGGCGGGCCGTCGTGTCACCGTCCTCGTCGACCGTGCGCGGCTCGACGTGACGCACCCGTGGGAGGGGCCGGGGTTACTCGCGACCGCCAGCCACACCCTGCGGGCCAGCGGTGTTCGCGTCTCACCCGCAGATGTGGTCGACATGACCGACGTGCCGGCCGGTCGACCGGTCGGCATCTACGCCGATCCGGATCTGTTCCTGGCCAACATGCCCGGGGTGGCGCTCGGGCTCGCCGAACGGCTACTGGCGCTGCTCGAACCGGGTTCGGTGCCCGGTTCCTGGCGGGCCACCTACGCCGACGCCGTCGCCCGTAACACGCTCGCCCGACGCGGCCTGGTCGGGATGCTGCACAGCTTCGACGCGCTGGCCCGGGCAGGGCAGCTGACGCCGTTCTCACCGGCGTTGCGGCAGGAGTTCCTGCTGATGTTGAGCGCTGCGTACCACCTCGGCCTGGATGCCGCCCTCGCGTTGGCCGAAAGCTGCGACACGACGGACGCGGAGATCCGGCAACAGCTCGACCAGGCGCGGGTCGACATCGCGACCATGCGACCGCACGCCGCGATGCGATCGTCCCGGCTGGTCGGCCAGGTGTCGGCCATCCCGGTGGGGAGGCTCCGATGAACGCTGCCCCAATGCTGTCGACACCGGGCTGGTGCCTGCTGCGGATTCCGCTGCTGCCGGCGGTGCCCGACGCCGCTGCCCCAGAAGGCTTGGCGCGGCAACTGCTGGACCTGGCCGTCGACTACGCGACCGTGTTCCAGCGGGCCGGGGAGGAGGACCGGGACTGGCAGGACCCGGCGACCCGGTTGGCCGTCTACGGCAGTCGGGCCCGGTACCGCCCGACCCCGTTCGGCATGTTCAGCCTCAGCCTGCTCGCCGAAGTCGAGGAACGGAACGTGGCGTCGGCCACCCGGCTCGATCTGGTGACCGATGTCCGGTTGCGCCGCCTCGATCTGCCGCAGCAGACCGGTCGGTGGTTCGTCAATCCGTCCCTCGCCGTCGAGCACGGCCGGTGGTCGTACCTGCACCCGGACAAGGGTGGCGTCACGTCGATGTCGGACAATCCGGGCGTGCGCCAGCTCGCGGAGCGTCTCGCCGCGCAGCTCGCCGCCGTACCCCGATCGGCGGCGGCATGGGCCGTCGTGCTCGATGGCGAGACCCAGTTCGACCTGGGCGTACGGCACCGGCTGCTGCTGCCGGAGCATGAGCCAGAGATGATCGTCGGCCCGGCCGCACCGGCTGTGCCCACTGAGCCGGTCAAGGCGGCGCTGGCTGTCGAGCGGCCGTTCCGGGACGACCAGTTCGTGGACGCCTTCAGCGAGGTCCGGGCCCGGCTGTCCGGCGGGCGCACCGCGACGCTGCTCGACGGGGCCGCCCAGCTTCTGCGGGGCCACTGGCGGCCCGGGCGGCTCGACCGGGTGCGGGACCACGTCGCCGGCAGCTACAGCGGCGGAGCGATCCCGCTGGCGTGGCTGCTGACCGCCCCGGTGGACCATCCGCTGGGCAGCTGGCGGCGGCCGGAGACCGAGGTCGAGGGCGCCGAGACCCGGGTACCGGCGCGACGCCTGTTCGTGCCACAGGCCCGTCGCGACAACGGCGCGGTGCGATGGTGGGCGGAAGCCCTCACGCTGGACCAGTG
Proteins encoded in this region:
- a CDS encoding VOC family protein; the protein is MTVTARLDLAIFDAADIDRVGSFYAELAGWDIVRQGPDRFGVRTPDGQEVEFQRAPDHVGPRWPGQEHPQQFHLDLQTDDPQSQAERAVALGAVRLADGPTWITLADPAGHPFDLCQADGVGPVMRLFAVTIDAPDASALARFYASLTGMEVTYDGPEGALVAGGGRSLMFQQISAYNAPRWPDPAYPQQAHLDLLVDDLDAGETRALELGARRLSAGSERFRVFTDPAGHPFCLIR